Within the Arachis duranensis cultivar V14167 chromosome 10, aradu.V14167.gnm2.J7QH, whole genome shotgun sequence genome, the region NNNNNNNNNNNNNNNNNNNNNNNNNNNNNNNNNNNNNNNNNNNNNNNNNNNNNNNNNNNNNNNNNNNNNNNNNNNNNNNNNNNNNNNNNNNNNNNNNNNNNNNNNNNNNNNNNNNNNNNNNNNNNNNNNNNNNNNNNNNNNNNNNNNNNNNNNNNNNNNNNNNNNNNNNNNNNNNNNNNNNNNNNNNNNNNNNNNNNNNNNNNNNNNNNNNNNNNNNNNNNNNNNNNNNNNNNNNNNNNNNNNNNNNNNNNNNNNNNNNNNNNNNNNNNNNNNNNNNNNNNNNNNNNNNNNNNNNNNNNNNNNNNNNNNNNNNNNNNNNNNNNNNNNNNNNNNNNNNNNNNNNNNNNNNNNNNNNNNNNNNNNNNNNNNNNNNNNNNNNNNNNNNNNNNNNNNNNNNNNNNNNNNNNNNNNNNNNNNNNNNNNNNNNNNNNNNNNNNNNNNNNNNNNNNNNNNNNNNNNNNNNNNNNNNNNNNNNNNNNNNNNNNNNNNNNNNNNNNNNNNNNNNNNNNNNNNNNNNNNNNNNNNNNNNNNNNNNNNNNNNNNNNNNNNNNNNNNNNNNNNNNNNNNNNNNNNNNNNNNNNNNNNNNNNNNNNNNNNNNNNNNNNNNNNNNNNNNNNNNNNNNNNNNNNNNNNNNNNNNNNNNNNNNNNNNNNNNNNNNNNNNNNNNNNNNNNNNNNNNNNNNNNNNNNNNNNNNNNNNNNNNNNNNNNNNNNNNNNNNNNNNNNNNNNNNNNNNNNNNNNNNNNNNNNNNNNNNNNNNNNNNNNNNNNNNNNNNNNNNNNNNNNNNNNNNNNNNNNNNNNNNNNNNNNNNNNNNNNNNNNNNNNNNNNNNNNNNNNNNNNNNNNNNNNNNNNNNNNNNNNNNNNNNNNNNNNNNNNNNNNNNNNNNNNNNNNNNNNNNNNNNNNNNNNNNNNNNNNNNNNNNNNNNNNNNNNNNNNNNNNNNNNNNNNNNNNNNNNNNNNNNNNNNNNNNNNNNNNNNNNNNNNNNNNNNNNNNNNNNNNNNNNNNNNNNNNNNNNNNNNNNNNNNNNNNNNNNNNNNNNNNNNNNNNNNNNNNNNNNNNNNNNNNNNNNNNNNNNNNNNNNNNNNNNNNNNNNNNNNNNNNNNNNNNNNNNNNNNNNNNNNNNNNNNNNNNNNNNNNNNNNNNNNNNNNNNNNNNNNNNNNNNNNNNNNNNNNNNNNNNNNNNNNNNNNNNNNNNNNNNNNNNNNNNNNNNNNNNNNNNNNNNNNNNNNNNNNNNNNNNNNNNNNNNNNNNNNNNNNNNNNNNNNNNNNNNNNNNNNNNNNNNNNNNNNNNNNNNNNNNNNNNNNNNNNNNNNNNNNNNNNNNNNNNNNNNNNNNNNNNNNNNNNNNNNNNNNNNNNNNNNNNNNNNNNNNNNNNNNNNNNNNNNNNNNNNNNNNNNNNNNNNNNNNNNNNNNNNNNNNNNNNNNNNNNNNNNNNNNNNNNNNNNNNNNNNNNNNNNNNNNNNNNNNNNNNNNNNNNNNNNNNNNNNNNNNNNNNNNNNNNNNNNNNNNNNNNNNNNNNNNNNNNNNNNNNNNNNNNNNNNNNNNNNNNNNNNNNNNNNNNNNNNNNNNNNNNNNNNNNNNNNNNNNNNNNNNNNNNNNNNNNNNNNNNNNNNNNNNNNNNNNNNNNNNNNNNNNNNNNNNNNNNNNNNNNNNNNNNNNNNNNNNNNNNNNNNNNNNNNNNNNNNNNNNNNNNNNNNNNNNNNNNNNNNNNNNNNNNNNNNNNNNNNNNNNNNNNNNNNNNNNNNNNNNNNNNNNNNNNNNNNNNNNNNNNNNNATGATGGTGTAGTTGGCGGCTTCTCTTTTTATTCGCCTCTCCTCTTTAGGATCTGGTGGTAGGATTCCGTCGCGGAGATATTGCCAGATCGGGTATGTCCAAGACTCCTGATTTGATGATGTTAGGTGCGCGTTGATTTCTGTTGATACGGAAGGCGACTTAACGACCTCCTGGATTAGCGATCTGTTGCCGTGTCCTGACTTCGTGCTGGCTAGCTTGGAAAGTAGGTCCGCCCTGGCGTTTCGTTCCCTGGGGACGTGTTGTATGGTGATGCTTTTGAATCCTCCTTTTAATTCACTCACTTTACTGAGGTATTGTTGGAGCAGGGGGTCCCGGGTTTGGTAGCTCCCGTTGATTTGGGAGCATACCACCTGGGAATCGGTGTTAACTTCGAGTACCTTGGCGCTGACTTTTCGAGCTAGGTTTAGGCCTGCCAAAAGGGCCTCGTATTCTGCTTGGTTATTTGATACTGGAAAGTCGTATCTTATTGATTGTTCAATTATGATCCCGTTTTGGTTTTCGAGTATAATTCCGGCGCCTCCGTGAGTGGAGTTTGATGAGCCGTCGACGTGCAGTTTCCATGGTTCGGGGGTGAGTTTGATCGGAGTCATTTCAGCGATGAAGTCGGTCAAGGCCTGCGCTTTGATGGCGTTTCGGGGTTTGAACCTGATCTGGAATTGGGATAACTCGATGTTCGAACCTGACCTGGAATTGGGATAACTCGATGGACCATGCTAGCATTCTTCCTGCTAGGTCGGGTTTTTGTAATACCTGTTTGACCATTTGGTCGGTTCGAACCGTTATGGGGTGGGCCTGGAAGTATTGTCGTAGTCGTCGGGATGCCGAGAGGAGTGCGAAAGCCAGTTTTTCTAATCGCGAATAGCGGGCTTCTGTGTCTTGTAGGACTTTGCTTATGAAGTATATGGGTTTTTGTTCCTTTTTCTCGTTTTCCCGGACGAGTGCTGCTACGATTGTTTCTTCCGTTATGGAGAGGTATAGGTATAGTGTTTCCCCTGTTTGAGGTTTTGCGAGGATTGGGGGTTCCGTTAGGACCTTCTTGAAGTGTTGGAAAGCTTCTTCGCATTCTATTTCCCATTTGAAGGGGGTTCCTTTTTTCATAAGTTTGAAAAAAGGGATTGCCTTTTGGGCCGATGCCCCGAGGAACCGGGGGATTGCCTTTTGTGCCGAAGCCCCGAGGAACCGGGATAGTGCGGTTAGTCGGCCGGTGAGCTTCTGGATTTCTTTGAGGTTTTTGGGACTTGTCATCTCGAGGACGGCACGGCATTTTTCCGGGTTTGCCTCAACTCCGCGTTGTGTGATCATGAATCCGAGGAATTTTCCTGCTTCCATTCCGAAGGCGCACTTTGTTGGGTTGAGTCGCATTTGGTGTTTTCGTAGGGTGTTCATGATGACCTTTAGGTCATCGGTTAGTTGCTCACCGGATTCCGTCTTTGCGAGCATATCGTCTATGTAGACTTCTATTTTGTTTCCGGACAGGTCGCGAAATATCTTGTTAACAAGTCGTTGGTAGGTGGCTCCGGCTTTTTTTAAGCCGAAGGGCATTACTGTGTAGCAGTAGGTTCCGTCCGGGGTgataaatgctgttttctcttcgTCTGGTCGGTGCATCGGGATCTGGTTGTAGCCGgaatatgcgtccatgaagctgAGATATCGGTGACCGGATGCAGCGTCTACTAATCCGTCGATGTTTGGTAGGGGAAAGGCGTCTTTCGgacaggctttgttgaggtacGTGTAGTCGACGCACATACGCCATTTCCCGTTAGATTTTTTTACTAGTACGACGTTGGCCAGCCAGGTCGTGTAAGGGAGTTCTCGGATGAAGTTGGCTTCAAGTAGGGCTTTCACTTGTCTTTGGACCTCGGCGGCTCGGTCTGGTGACATTTTCCGTCTTCTTTGCGCTACAGGTTTGGCTAGGGGGTCTACTGCCAGATGGTGAGACATCAGGTCAGGACTTATTCCCGGCATATCGGCTGGTGTGAATGCGAATAGGTCTCTGTTTTGTTTCAAAAGTTCCTTGAGGTCGTGTGGGAGGTTTCTGTTGATGAACGTGTATTCATCTTTGGTTGGCCCTATTTGTAGTTTTTCCATGTCCCCTTCTGGTTCTGGTCTAGGTTGGCCGTCAAGCCGTGCGTCTAGGTCGGCAAGGAATATTCCAGCCGCGTCCCTGGATTTTTTCCTTAGGGCTAGGCTATTGTTGTCGCATTCGGCTGCGACTTCTCGGTCTCCGTGAATGGTTCCAACGGTACCGTCGTCGGTTCTGAACTTCATGAGGAGGTATTTGGTAAAGATGACTGCAGAGAAGTCGTTGATCGTTTTCCTCCCGAGAATGACGTTATAGGCTGTGGAGTCTTTTAGGACTACGAATTCGGATAAGATCGTCTTTCTCTGATTGCTCGTTCCTATGGTAATGGGAAGAGTAACTGAGCCGTCTGGCTTGAGGAAGTTGTCTCCGAGGCCCGTGACGCCGTGGCGGTGCGTTTGGAGGTTGTCGTTGCGGAgcccgagtttgtcgaaggctcCTTGGAAGAGGATGTTGGAGTCGGCACCTGTGTCCACGAGTATTCTTCTTACTAGTCCTGTTCCGATTCGGGCTGATATGACGAAGGGGGCATCTTCGGCCGAGGTGCCGTGCTGGCAGTCCTCGGGTAAGAAGGTTATCGTGCTGTCGGCAATGGTGACTGGGTCGTGGTTTTTGACGGCCATTACCTTGAggtctttttttattgttagttTTGACTTATTTGGCACGTCCTTGCCCGTGATGACGTTCACTATGATGGTCGGATCTTCTTCGGTGTTTTCCCTGGGTGGTTTTTGAGTTCTTGGGTTGCGTCCTTCTCTTTCTGGTGATTTGTCTCTGTCGGCGCGCCTTGGTTCTCTGATGATTTTGACGAACTCTGGAAGTTTGCCGTCTCGTATGGCCTGCTCAAGGGCGTCTTTAAGATCGTAACAATCATGTGTTTTGTGGCCGTATCCGCGGTGATAGTCGCAGTAGAGGGCTTTGTTTCCTCCTGTCCTTTCCTTGAGTGGTCGGGCCCTGGGGATGATGCCTCGATCTGCTATTTGGTGGTATACCTCCGTAATTGGTGCTGTTAGGGGAGTGTAATTGGAGAATTTTCCTATTCTTAGTGGTCGGTGGGTCGGTTTAATGTGGTCTCGTTGGTTCTCTTTGGGTGATGCGTTATGACGAGGAGTTGGGTTGCCGTGTTGGTTGGCGACGTGCTGCCGTTTGTTGGCAGCGACGACCTGGCTGACTTCCTCGTCGTTGATGTAGTCTTTGGCGACGTTCTGGATTTCGTGCATGGTCCATACCGGTTTGGTGGTGAGATGTTTGCGAAAGTCTTCATTCATGAGCCCGTTAGTTAGGCAGAGGCTAGCAACGGAGTCCGTGAGTCCGTCGACCGTCAGGCATTCGTCGTTGAAGCAGTCAAGGTATTTTCTTGTGGATTCTTCTTGCTTTTGTGTGACCCCTAATAGGCTGATGGGGTGTTTAGCCTTGGTGATTCGGGTTGTGAACTGGGCCATGAATTTTCTTGTGATGTCGTGGAAGCTAGTTATGGATCCGTTTGGGAGGGCGTTGAACCATTTGATCGCTGGTCCGGCAAGGGTTACTGGGAAGGCTCTGCATCGGACTGCGTCGGATGCCCCTTCTAAGTTCATTCTGGCTTCGAAGGCTATTAGGTGCTCTTGAGGGTCTTTAGTTCCGTCGTACTTCATGTCGGTGGGTTTGTCAAAACCTCTGGGGAGTTTTGCTCTTAAGATTCCTTCTGTAAAGGGTGTAGCTCCCATTATGGTGTGGTCGCTTCTCGTGCGTTTGGTGCTTCGGTATCTCCGGTCTTCGTCTGAATCGTGTTGACGATTTAGATCCCGAGAAGCGCTGCGATGGTGCTTCTTGTCGTATCGTCGCTCAGAGGATTTCTCGCGTCGGCGGTTGCGTGAGGTGCTGCGATCTTCTCTCCTATTGCGTTGCCGGGTTGACGATCTGCCGCGGTGGGATCTTGACCTGGAAGTTGCATGGCTTCTGTGCtcgttattttgtttttctctgtCGTTTAACTTGCCTTCAAGTTCTTGGACCCGGAGACAGAGCTCCTGGATGATTTGTGCCGCTTTGTCTCTGGCTTTCTCAGGATGTTGCGGGTCCGTCGTGATGTGTTCGTTTGCGTGGTGGATGGTGCTTGCTATTTTTGCTTGGTTTGTGGTTTCATGGTGTTCTGAGATCGGACGACGCGGTTGGGAGTCGTCCTGGCTTGATGGGTTATCCTCAAGGATGCCCTCCATCCGGTCTGATTGTCGCAGGTCCCCACAGACGGTGCCAATGTACAGAATGTCTCTAGTACGATCTAGGAGGAGGATCGGGAACCTGCGGGTTGAGTCGGATGTTGGATCGCCCGGATGGAGAGGAGgggaggtacctgcaaagacactccgacgctcaagtcaggaTGGATCTAAGAGGTATAAGGTGTGAGGAATGAATGAATACCTGGAGGGACCTGGGTCCTCTATTTATAGATGATGgtggttatcttatctttatcttatctggCTAAGATAAGAGGTGCGTTTAAATTCAAAAGTTGGTTAGGGGCTCTAGAGGGCCGATACGGGGCCTTCTAGAGAGATGAAATGGGTTGACCCGGTAAGCCGGGTTCGGGTTCGGTCATGGGTCCGGGATCCGTGGGCCGGATCCGtaacaattattaataaatacttATGCACGGAAACTATTACACTGAACCTAAATTTCTCAATTACATGAAAATGTcatattcatttattttcaaataaataaattttgaccAGCTCCCCataaaagcaaaaaaagaaatcGCAATCACGTTTCTTCGATATTTTactggcccaacataacttcaCCAAAATTCGGCTACCCGGCTGAACGCAGCAATAAAACTGAGTTAAACCCCAAAGTAGTCCCTGAGATTCACAAAATGCACCAATTTAGTCCCTGACTTCCCAATTGCACTATTTATGTCCCTGAGATTGGAAAAAATGCACGTAGTTGGTCCCTCCCCCTTTTTCCGTCCAAACTCGGCCCCGGCGGCAATGATGTGGCAAAATTTTTGCCATGCTGGAGGAAGTAACGGTTACCTGACGTG harbors:
- the LOC107469634 gene encoding uncharacterized protein LOC107469634, encoding MEGILEDNPSSQDDSQPRRPISEHHETTNQAKIASTIHHANEHITTDPQHPEKARDKAAQIIQELCLRVQELEGKLNDREKQNNEHRSHATSRSRSHRGRSSTRQRNRREDRSTSRNRRREKSSERRYDKKHHRSASRDLNRQHDSDEDRRYRSTKRTRSDHTIMGATPFTEGILRAKLPRGFDKPTDMKYDGTKDPQEHLIAFEARMNLEGASDAVRCRAFPVTLAGPAIKWFNALPNGSITSFHDITRKFMAQFTTRITKAKHPISLLGVTQKQEESTRKYLDCFNDECLTVDGLTDSVASLCLTNGLMNEDFRKHLTTKPVWTMHEIQNVAKDYINDEEVSQVVAANKRQHVANQHGNPTPRHNASPKENQRDHIKPTHRPLRIGKFSNYTPLTAPITEVYHQIADRGIIPRARPLKERTGGNKALYCDYHRGYGHKTHDCYDLKDALEQAIRDGKLPEFVKIIREPRRADRDKSPEREGRNPRTQKPPRENTEEDPTIIVNVITGKDVPNKSKLTIKKDLKVMAVKNHDPVTIADSTITFLPEDCQHGTSAEDAPFVISARIGTGLVRRILVDTGADSNILFQGAFDKLGLRNDNLQTHRHGVTGLGDNFLKPDGSVTLPITIGTSNQRKTILSEFVVLKDSTAYNVILGRKTINDFSAVIFTKYLLMKFRTDDGTVGTIHGDREVAAECDNNSLALRKKSRDAAGIFLADLDARLDGQPRPEPEGDMEKLQIGPTKDEYTFINRNLPHDLKELLKQNRDLFAFTPADMPGISPDLMSHHLAVDPLAKPVAQRRRKMSPDRAAEVQRQVKALLEANFIRELPYTTWLANVVLVKKSNGKWRMCVDYTYLNKACPKDAFPLPNIDGLVDAASGHRYLSFMDAYSGYNQIPMHRPDEEKTAFITPDGTYCYTVMPFGLKKAGATYQRLVNKIFRDLSGNKIEVYIDDMLAKTESGEQLTDDLKVIMNTLRKHQMRLNPTKCAFGMEAGKFLGFMITQRGVEANPEKCRAVLEMTSPKNLKEIQKLTGRLTALSRFLGASAQKAIPRFLGASAQKAIPFFKLMKKGTPFKWEIECEEAFQHFKKVLTEPPILAKPQTGETLYLYLSITEETIVAALVRENEKKEQKPIYFISKVLQDTEARYSRLEKLAFALLSASRRLRQYFQAHPITVRTDQMVKQVLQKPDLAGRMLAWSIELSQFQVRFEHRVIPIPDQVQTPKRHQSAGLDRLHR